The Miscanthus floridulus cultivar M001 chromosome 17, ASM1932011v1, whole genome shotgun sequence genome has a window encoding:
- the LOC136518321 gene encoding peroxidase 2-like, with the protein MAAASSRISSPRLLLAAHCALLLALAGPAHGYAPSGGVALSSAFYDESCPSAYDVVRRVIQDARVSDPRIPASLIRLHFHDCFVNGCDGSLLLDDDLPAIQSEKHVPANDKSARGFEVVDDIKSALEEACPGIVSCADILALAAEISVELAGGPRWRVLLGRRDGMTTNIASANNLPSPFDPLNKLQEKFRNFNLDDTDLVALQGAHTFGKVQCQFTQENCAAGQPEDTLENLDRVTPNVFDNKYYGNLLHGAAQLPSDQVMLSDAVAEATTAPIVHRFAANQQDFFRNFATSMVKMGNIGPLTGTDGEIRKNCRRTNSKGY; encoded by the exons ATGGCGGCAGCTTCCTCGCGCATCTCGTCTCCCAGGTTGCTGTTAGCCGCGCACTGCGCGCTCTTGCTCGCTTTGGCTGGACCTGCTCACGGTTACGCTCCTAGCGGCGGCGTGGCGCTGAGTTCCGCGTTCTACGACGAGTCGTGCCCCAGCGCCTACGACGTCGTCCGGCGCGTCATCCAGGACGCGCGCGTCTCCGACCCGCGCATCCCGGCCAGCCTCATCCGCCTCCATTTCCACGATTGCTTCGTCAAC GGTTGCGATGGCTCCCTTCTGCTGGACGACGATCTCCCGGCGATCCAGTCCGAGAAACACGTGCCTGCCAACGACAAATCAGCGCGTGGCTTCGAGGTGGTCGATGACATCAAGAGCGCGCTGGAGGAAGCGTGCCCTGGCATCGTCTCGTGCGCAGACATCCTCGCCCTGGCAGCCGAGATCTCCGTCGAACTT GCCGGAGGGCCACGATGGAGGGTGCTGCTCGGCCGGCGAGACGGCATGACCACTAACATCGCGAGCGCCAACAACCTACCGAGCCCTTTCGATCCACTCAACAAGCTCCAGGAGAAGTTCAGAAACTTTAACCTGGACGACACTGACCTCGTCGCCCTCCAAG GAGCGCACACTTTTGGTAAAGTACAGTGTCAGTTCACACAAGAGAACTGTGCAGCTGGGCAGCCAGAGGACACACTGGAGAACCTAGACCGGGTCACCCCCAACGTGTTTGACAACAAGTATTACGGTAACCTCCTGCACGGCGCCGCACAGCTACCCTCCGACCAGGTCATGCTGTCAGACGCTGTCGCGGAGGCGACGACCGCTCCCATTGTTCATCGGTTTGCAGCCAACCAACAAGATTTCTTCAGGAACTTTGCCACATCCATGGTTAAGATGGGCAACATAGGCCCGCTAACTGGGACTGATGGAGAGATACGGAAAAATTGCCGAAGGACCAATAGCAAAGGCTATTGA